Proteins from one uncultured Anaeromusa sp. genomic window:
- a CDS encoding bile acid:sodium symporter family protein, which translates to MRKALEKTADFVCRWMTLWVILFSALAFFNPEPFKPIGKYISYLLGVIMLGMGLTMSLKDFRLVFTRPKDVFYGVVLRYLIMPVVGFLVAKALGLPAALAAGMVLLGSCPSGTGSNVMTYIAKGDTALSVTVSSVNTVLAPFLTPTIFLLLAGAMIPIDTEALLWDIVKMVLIPVTAGVLLHMAAPKQVEKISKIVPVLSVVCIITILSSVVALNAAKMATMALILCVAVVLHNGLGLLLGYGSARSLGMPEEKSRAVSFEIGMENSGLTVALALAHLDPLAALPAAICSIWQFISGSLLAGYWAHKSEQMEVPEEAETAVAK; encoded by the coding sequence ATGAGGAAAGCATTGGAAAAAACAGCGGACTTTGTTTGTCGCTGGATGACATTATGGGTTATTTTGTTTTCGGCATTGGCTTTTTTTAATCCAGAACCCTTCAAGCCGATTGGTAAGTATATTTCTTATTTGCTGGGCGTTATTATGCTGGGCATGGGCTTGACCATGTCCTTGAAGGATTTTCGCCTGGTTTTTACGCGTCCCAAGGATGTATTCTACGGCGTCGTGCTGCGTTACTTGATTATGCCTGTAGTTGGCTTTCTGGTGGCGAAAGCCTTAGGCTTGCCAGCAGCTCTGGCGGCGGGCATGGTGCTCTTGGGCTCTTGCCCCAGCGGTACTGGCTCTAATGTCATGACTTATATCGCCAAAGGGGATACGGCGCTTTCCGTAACCGTTTCCAGCGTAAATACGGTCTTGGCGCCTTTTTTGACGCCGACTATTTTCTTGCTGTTGGCTGGAGCCATGATTCCCATTGATACGGAAGCGCTGCTCTGGGATATTGTGAAAATGGTGCTGATTCCGGTAACGGCCGGCGTATTGCTGCATATGGCGGCGCCCAAGCAAGTGGAAAAAATCAGCAAAATTGTGCCTGTGCTTTCGGTGGTCTGCATTATTACCATTCTTTCGTCGGTGGTGGCTCTGAACGCCGCGAAAATGGCGACTATGGCCTTGATCCTCTGTGTAGCGGTGGTGCTGCATAATGGCTTAGGCTTGCTGCTGGGCTATGGTTCGGCGCGGTCTTTGGGCATGCCGGAGGAAAAATCCCGGGCCGTATCTTTTGAGATCGGCATGGAAAACTCCGGTTTGACTGTCGCGTTGGCCTTGGCGCACTTGGATCCCCTGGCGGCCTTGCCTGCGGCGATCTGCAGCATTTGGCAGTTTATTAGCGGCAGCCTATTGGCAGGGTATTGGGCCCATAAGTCGGAGCAAATGGAAGTGCCGGAAGAAGCGGAAACGGCTGTCGCAAAATAG
- the yqeB gene encoding selenium-dependent molybdenum cofactor biosynthesis protein YqeB yields the protein MKKLVLVKGGGDLASGIAHRLFRCGFAVVISELPQPTVIRRTVAFAQAIYEGRCAVEGVEAVLSSAAEATAVAARGIIPVVVDEEGTLWRTLRPWALVDATLAKRNTGTYKEQAELVIGVGPGFTAQQDVHAVVETNRGHDLGRVIMGGAAAPNTGVPGAISGYTQERVLRAPAAGLFRCVRAIGDTVCVGEEVAYAGEAPVRTQIAGVLRGLLREGLQVDAGMKVADVDPRCRREHCFSISDKARAVGGGVVEALLYLGKNDAAV from the coding sequence ATGAAAAAATTGGTATTGGTAAAAGGCGGCGGCGATTTGGCCAGCGGCATCGCCCACCGGTTGTTTCGATGCGGTTTTGCCGTAGTGATCAGCGAGTTGCCCCAGCCTACTGTCATTCGGCGGACGGTGGCTTTTGCGCAGGCTATATATGAAGGACGCTGCGCGGTAGAGGGTGTCGAAGCTGTTTTGAGCAGCGCTGCGGAGGCGACGGCGGTAGCTGCAAGAGGCATTATTCCAGTGGTAGTCGATGAGGAAGGGACATTGTGGCGTACCTTGCGCCCTTGGGCGTTGGTGGATGCGACCTTGGCAAAACGAAATACCGGTACCTATAAAGAGCAGGCGGAACTTGTCATCGGCGTAGGTCCAGGGTTCACTGCACAGCAGGATGTGCATGCCGTGGTCGAAACCAATCGCGGTCATGATTTGGGCAGAGTTATCATGGGGGGCGCGGCCGCTCCCAATACAGGGGTCCCGGGCGCTATCAGCGGCTATACGCAAGAACGGGTGCTGCGCGCGCCTGCGGCGGGACTGTTTCGCTGCGTACGGGCGATTGGCGATACGGTGTGTGTAGGGGAAGAAGTAGCCTATGCGGGGGAAGCGCCGGTGCGTACTCAAATTGCAGGAGTGTTGCGCGGCTTGCTGCGTGAGGGGCTGCAGGTAGACGCCGGCATGAAGGTAGCGGATGTCGATCCGCGCTGTCGTCGGGAACATTGTTTCAGCATTTCCGACAAAGCTCGCGCTGTGGGCGGCGGCGTAGTGGAAGCACTGCTGTATTTGGGGAAAAACGATGCGGCAGTATGA
- a CDS encoding DUF2164 domain-containing protein has product MKQAVIALTPETKKLLLANLQSYYGTEREEELSEFQAGLLLEFILSDIGVYIYNQAIADAQKLMQQKTDELFTLEKRIKM; this is encoded by the coding sequence ATGAAGCAAGCTGTAATTGCGCTAACGCCGGAAACTAAAAAATTGCTCTTGGCGAACTTGCAGAGCTATTATGGCACAGAACGAGAAGAAGAACTCAGTGAGTTCCAAGCAGGCTTGCTGTTAGAGTTTATCTTGTCCGATATCGGCGTTTATATTTACAATCAAGCGATTGCCGATGCCCAGAAGTTGATGCAGCAAAAAACAGATGAGTTGTTCACTTTGGAAAAAAGAATCAAGATGTAA
- a CDS encoding NADH:flavin oxidoreductase, with protein sequence MKNLFSPCVIGKMALKNRFVRSATEDWLGTPDGRITAEKMALYEQLATGGVGTIITGHAYVAHPHGRVAQKQNGIWDDKYVEGWRELARLVHKHGARLVLQLAHAGRQTAPEIIEGEMPVAPSDLFDETGARTARALTEVELQQLAQDYAAAARRAKEAGCDGVQLHMAHGYLLAQFLSPYTNRREDEYGGSWEKRVRFPLEVVATVRQEVGPDFPLWIKLNSTDGLPETMQPQLALAEVVQYAKQFAAASVDAIELSGGTIKENRLVMAKPGIRTAKDEAYFQAAAEAVKAAVEVPVILVGGMRSRAVMQEAINEGKADLVSMSRAFICEPDLVKRLAAGQEKASCVSCNGCFNPQGIRCILPDKNKA encoded by the coding sequence ATGAAAAATTTGTTTTCTCCTTGTGTGATTGGTAAAATGGCGCTTAAAAATCGCTTTGTGCGTTCGGCGACGGAGGATTGGCTAGGCACGCCGGATGGCCGGATTACGGCGGAAAAGATGGCCTTGTATGAGCAATTGGCAACTGGCGGCGTGGGTACAATTATTACGGGCCACGCCTATGTGGCGCATCCGCATGGACGGGTGGCGCAAAAGCAAAACGGCATATGGGATGATAAATATGTAGAGGGCTGGCGGGAGCTGGCACGGCTGGTTCATAAGCATGGGGCGCGCTTAGTGTTGCAACTGGCCCATGCGGGGCGGCAAACGGCGCCGGAAATTATTGAAGGGGAAATGCCGGTGGCGCCAAGCGATCTTTTTGATGAAACAGGAGCCCGGACAGCGCGGGCGCTGACCGAGGTGGAATTGCAGCAATTGGCCCAGGATTATGCGGCGGCAGCGCGGCGAGCGAAGGAAGCTGGCTGCGACGGCGTGCAGCTCCATATGGCGCATGGCTATTTATTAGCGCAGTTTCTCTCGCCTTATACCAATCGCCGGGAGGATGAGTATGGCGGCTCCTGGGAAAAACGCGTTCGTTTTCCCTTAGAAGTAGTAGCAACTGTCCGTCAGGAGGTAGGCCCGGATTTTCCCCTTTGGATCAAGCTGAACAGCACAGATGGCTTGCCGGAAACTATGCAGCCCCAGCTGGCGCTGGCGGAGGTTGTGCAGTACGCTAAGCAATTTGCGGCAGCTTCTGTCGACGCCATTGAACTCAGCGGCGGCACGATCAAGGAAAACCGCCTGGTTATGGCCAAACCAGGCATTCGCACGGCTAAGGATGAAGCTTATTTTCAGGCGGCAGCGGAAGCGGTAAAGGCGGCGGTGGAAGTGCCGGTTATTTTAGTGGGAGGCATGCGTTCGCGCGCGGTTATGCAAGAGGCGATCAATGAAGGCAAGGCCGACTTGGTTTCTATGAGCCGCGCTTTTATTTGCGAACCGGATTTGGTGAAACGCTTGGCGGCTGGACAGGAGAAGGCTTCTTGCGTATCTTGCAACGGCTGTTTCAATCCTCAAGGCATTCGTTGTATTTTGCCGGACAAAAATAAGGCTTGA